In Polynucleobacter sp. AP-Ainpum-60-G11, one DNA window encodes the following:
- a CDS encoding YbaB/EbfC family nucleoid-associated protein: protein MMKGGLAGLMKQAQQMQEKMKVAQEQLAALEVTGQAAGGLVKVTISGKHEMKRVQIDPGAMDDREMLEDLLVTAYTDAFKQVEAASSQVMSGATAGMPMPPGFKLPF from the coding sequence ATGATGAAAGGTGGCCTTGCGGGTTTGATGAAACAAGCCCAGCAGATGCAAGAGAAGATGAAAGTAGCGCAAGAGCAATTAGCTGCGCTAGAAGTCACTGGCCAAGCGGCTGGTGGATTAGTGAAAGTCACTATCTCTGGCAAACACGAAATGAAGCGTGTGCAGATTGATCCAGGTGCAATGGATGATCGCGAAATGCTCGAAGACTTGCTTGTCACTGCCTATACAGATGCATTCAAACAAGTAGAAGCTGCTAGCTCACAAGTGATGTCTGGGGCTACTGCTGGTATGCCAATGCCTCCTGGCTTCAAGCTGCCGTTTTAA
- a CDS encoding carbohydrate porin produces the protein MTHKSYLLLLSLLVAFSSTTALAQKAGSGSDQIASFASPIEGVPTEGELFGLPVNLHGQTTYINQRYNNFTSSYSGMRSLSNDKAMSYTWSGTLFFGARVAPDTDIYFNPEVISGVPFSGLNGLGGFTNGEATKANGAQAKYYSARAFVRQTINQEGDKVVLENEANQITQTVSSNRVVLTGGQFSTLDIFDDSRYAKDPRIQFMNWGNMTYLAYDYAADARGYSWGLAGEWYLGNWVMRASRMLAPKSPNGRDLNWQIFNTYGDQVEVERQHNIADLPGKVSVLAYRNKMMLARFSDATNYIDQNPNARQGTQAINNVRNNMQIKTGIGLHGEQALTKDLGIYGRAFTSDGHTETMSFTEADNSISIGMGMNGTSWKRPNDSVGISAMQNGLSSYRRGYLQAGGVSYFIGDYASPSQTIAYSPERIGEVYYNATVIKNVLAGLNFQHIINPAYNSARGPVNILSFRVHAEF, from the coding sequence ATGACCCACAAATCCTATCTTCTTCTGTTGAGCTTGCTTGTTGCCTTTAGCAGCACGACTGCGCTCGCACAAAAAGCGGGATCAGGGTCAGATCAGATTGCAAGTTTTGCTTCTCCAATTGAGGGTGTTCCAACTGAGGGAGAGCTCTTTGGATTGCCCGTAAATCTTCACGGGCAAACAACTTACATTAATCAGCGCTATAACAACTTCACGTCCTCATACTCCGGTATGCGAAGTCTATCTAACGATAAGGCGATGAGTTATACCTGGTCAGGTACTTTGTTCTTTGGTGCTCGTGTCGCACCAGACACCGATATCTACTTCAATCCAGAAGTGATTTCTGGAGTTCCTTTTTCCGGTTTAAATGGTTTGGGTGGCTTCACCAACGGTGAGGCAACTAAAGCCAATGGCGCGCAAGCCAAGTATTATTCTGCCCGCGCTTTTGTGCGTCAAACCATCAATCAAGAGGGCGATAAAGTCGTTCTGGAAAATGAAGCCAATCAAATTACGCAAACCGTAAGTAGTAATCGCGTGGTGCTCACTGGCGGTCAGTTCTCTACGCTCGATATTTTTGATGACAGCCGATATGCTAAAGATCCCCGTATTCAGTTTATGAACTGGGGCAATATGACCTATCTGGCTTATGACTATGCAGCCGATGCCAGAGGTTACAGCTGGGGCTTAGCGGGGGAGTGGTATCTCGGTAACTGGGTGATGCGCGCTTCCAGAATGCTCGCTCCCAAATCACCGAATGGCCGTGACCTTAATTGGCAAATCTTTAATACCTATGGTGATCAAGTAGAGGTAGAGCGCCAGCACAATATTGCCGATCTTCCGGGCAAGGTCAGCGTCTTAGCCTATCGCAACAAGATGATGTTGGCGCGATTCTCGGATGCCACCAATTACATTGATCAAAATCCCAATGCTCGCCAAGGCACCCAAGCCATTAATAATGTCCGCAACAATATGCAGATTAAAACTGGTATTGGTTTGCATGGTGAACAAGCTTTAACCAAGGATCTTGGTATTTATGGCCGCGCCTTCACATCCGATGGTCATACCGAAACGATGTCGTTTACAGAAGCGGACAATTCCATCTCGATTGGTATGGGTATGAACGGCACAAGTTGGAAACGTCCCAATGACAGTGTTGGTATTTCTGCAATGCAAAATGGTTTGTCGAGCTATCGCCGTGGCTACCTGCAAGCAGGGGGTGTGTCTTACTTCATTGGTGACTACGCTAGCCCAAGTCAAACGATTGCTTACTCACCGGAGCGGATTGGTGAGGTCTATTACAACGCTACGGTTATTAAGAACGTACTCGCTGGTTTGAACTTTCAGCACATCATCAATCCGGCCTATAACTCTGCCCGCGGTCCAGTGAACATCCTGTCTTTTAGGGTGCATGCTGAGTTTTAA
- the dnaX gene encoding DNA polymerase III subunit gamma/tau: MTALALARSWRPKTFSQLVGQDHVVKALTHALDQGRLHHAWLFTGTRGVGKTTIARIMAKALNCTGEDGQGRMTSEPCGKCPACLEIDAGRFVDYIEMDAASNRGVDDIAALLEKAAYAPSNARYKVYMIDEVHMLTNHAFNAMLKTLEEPPEHVKFILATTDPQKIPVTILSRCLQFNLKQMPVPLIVEHLEKVLAAEKVECETNALRVLAKAAQGSMRDALSLTDQAIAYAAGKVSEEAVRGMLGTLDDAYLIRILDSLIAKDGATLLDISNEMGERSMSFSLALADLSSLIQKIAAAQIVPESVLEDWPEAAEIRRLASALTKEEAQLFYQISITSRPDLSLAPDEQTGFAMTLLRMLAFRPGNETPGRAGGSAPPVASVASAPRPSAPANQTAAPVRSAPAASAPAAAKPAAMAPAVSAPTATASAANRPDWHALMRQLPVKGLVQQLAFQTELQDWEDSPAGVRATVVTPMPQLASEASVGRLADALTAHFGKPIKVIIEKGEVEGKTVAKVDAQIHQEKRQNAEQMIAQDPFIQQLEKEFGAKVVGGSVKPL, encoded by the coding sequence ATGACTGCATTGGCTTTAGCCCGTTCGTGGCGCCCTAAAACTTTCTCCCAATTGGTAGGACAAGACCATGTGGTTAAGGCATTAACCCATGCCTTAGACCAAGGTCGACTACACCATGCTTGGCTCTTTACAGGCACTCGCGGGGTCGGAAAGACCACGATTGCCCGAATTATGGCCAAAGCCCTCAATTGCACTGGGGAGGATGGTCAAGGTCGCATGACCTCAGAGCCTTGCGGAAAATGCCCGGCTTGCCTAGAAATCGATGCAGGTCGTTTTGTTGACTATATCGAGATGGATGCTGCGAGTAATCGCGGGGTAGACGATATTGCCGCTTTATTAGAAAAAGCAGCCTACGCACCAAGTAATGCGCGTTACAAGGTCTACATGATTGACGAGGTGCACATGCTCACCAATCATGCCTTTAATGCCATGCTCAAGACGCTCGAAGAGCCGCCTGAACATGTGAAGTTCATACTTGCGACTACTGATCCCCAAAAGATCCCGGTAACCATTCTGTCCCGTTGCTTGCAGTTCAATCTCAAGCAAATGCCAGTACCGCTTATCGTTGAGCATTTGGAAAAAGTACTCGCCGCAGAAAAAGTTGAATGTGAAACCAATGCACTGCGTGTTTTGGCAAAAGCAGCGCAAGGCTCTATGCGCGATGCTTTATCACTGACGGATCAAGCCATTGCCTATGCCGCAGGCAAAGTATCCGAAGAAGCAGTGCGTGGCATGCTCGGCACATTAGATGATGCTTATCTCATCAGAATTTTGGATTCATTGATTGCTAAAGATGGCGCAACATTGTTAGATATCTCCAATGAGATGGGCGAGCGCAGTATGTCTTTCTCTTTAGCGCTTGCCGATTTATCTAGCCTCATTCAGAAAATCGCAGCCGCACAAATTGTTCCTGAGTCCGTATTAGAAGACTGGCCAGAGGCAGCAGAGATTCGTCGCTTAGCTAGTGCGCTGACAAAAGAAGAAGCGCAGCTCTTCTACCAAATTAGTATTACTAGCCGTCCCGATTTATCACTGGCACCTGATGAGCAAACGGGCTTTGCCATGACGCTCTTGCGCATGTTGGCCTTTCGTCCTGGGAATGAAACTCCCGGCAGAGCAGGGGGCTCAGCGCCACCAGTAGCCTCGGTAGCATCAGCGCCAAGACCGTCTGCACCAGCAAATCAAACTGCTGCGCCAGTCAGGTCTGCGCCTGCAGCATCTGCTCCAGCCGCAGCTAAACCTGCTGCCATGGCTCCAGCAGTTTCTGCACCAACTGCTACCGCATCTGCAGCTAATCGCCCAGACTGGCATGCCTTAATGCGTCAGTTACCGGTCAAAGGTTTAGTGCAGCAGTTAGCGTTTCAGACCGAGTTGCAAGATTGGGAAGATTCACCAGCAGGTGTGCGTGCCACGGTTGTGACACCGATGCCGCAACTGGCATCCGAAGCTTCTGTTGGTCGTCTTGCAGACGCACTGACTGCGCACTTTGGCAAACCTATCAAAGTCATCATTGAAAAAGGTGAAGTTGAAGGTAAGACAGTCGCTAAAGTCGATGCCCAGATTCATCAAGAGAAAAGACAAAACGCAGAGCAGATGATTGCGCAGGATCCATTTATTCAGCAATTAGAAAAAGAGTTTGGAGCCAAAGTAGTCGGTGGCTCTGTAAAGCCTCTTTGA
- the recR gene encoding recombination mediator RecR, whose amino-acid sequence MARQEAPQDALGRLIEALRVLPGVGPKSAQRMAFYLLQHDRNGAAVLAQSLGEAVETVGHCARCNTFSETQICTTCNDDRRDPSLLCIVETPADQVMVEQTLSFKGNYFVLMGRISPLDGMGPNEIHFDRLLSRIEAPDTGVPVREVVLATNFTSEGEATAHYIGEVLKSKGIKVTRIARGIPVGGELEYVDAGTLARALMDRR is encoded by the coding sequence ATGGCACGTCAAGAAGCTCCGCAAGACGCTCTCGGTCGTTTGATCGAGGCTTTGCGGGTATTGCCTGGAGTGGGACCAAAGTCTGCGCAGCGTATGGCTTTTTACTTGCTGCAGCATGATCGCAATGGCGCAGCAGTGCTTGCTCAGTCATTAGGTGAGGCTGTGGAGACGGTGGGCCACTGTGCTCGTTGTAATACCTTCTCCGAAACCCAAATTTGCACTACTTGTAATGATGATCGTCGTGATCCATCTTTACTATGCATTGTGGAAACGCCTGCTGACCAAGTGATGGTCGAACAGACTTTGAGTTTCAAAGGTAATTACTTTGTATTAATGGGTCGCATCTCACCACTCGATGGCATGGGCCCAAATGAAATTCATTTCGATCGATTGCTAAGCCGCATTGAAGCGCCAGATACTGGAGTGCCAGTGAGAGAAGTAGTTCTGGCAACGAATTTCACTAGTGAAGGTGAGGCAACAGCCCATTACATTGGTGAAGTGCTCAAATCCAAAGGTATCAAAGTCACCAGAATCGCCAGAGGTATTCCGGTGGGTGGTGAGCTGGAATATGTCGATGCCGGTACATTAGCCAGGGCGCTGATGGATCGTCGCTAA